In Oryza sativa Japonica Group chromosome 2, ASM3414082v1, the following are encoded in one genomic region:
- the LOC136355105 gene encoding putative disease resistance protein At3g14460 → MPHTSTLTRVSVRKGDETLLYFREEELTAYHYDGALALHNLGKVKAMEIVDMLHFPLADLQNLNCLTRHSFEDCDNIDNTVVLHSVQSLYLDDCHLTGKSLTMVLSIFPALTYFNLRMFGENHDIEEIVLQAPITCSLCHMSISSSKNLVLPVEDGGGLQELSSLQSLRISDCGRMFSRWCMVDAGARTSKPLPSSLRELSICRESSMQSMALLSNLTSLTHLTLLECEDLTVDGFDPLITLNLKELVVLNNCYENNYSCSIAADLLSEMTRTKVLSAGSLQLEALKVDNISGVLVPSICSLLAANLHKLIFKSDLQMESFDEEQEHALQLLTSLKQLYFADCPSLLSLPDGLHHISSLQKLHIYNCPKIGFLPKEGFPSSLRDLVLSECSVDLQDQLKKLETSNPDLFVHHMR, encoded by the coding sequence ATGCCTCATACTTCCACGCTGACACGTGTTAGTGTGAGAAAAGGTGATGAAACACTCTTGTATTTTCGGGAAGAAGAGCTGACAGCATACCATTATGATGGTGCTTTGGCACTCCACAACCTGGGTAAAGTAAAAGCTATGGAAATTGTAGATATGCTGCATTTTCCATTGGCTGACCTCCAAAATCTAAACTGCCTAACACGACATTCTTTCGAGGATTGCGATAACATTGACAATACTGTTGTTCTCCATTCAGTTCAGTCGCTCTATCTCGATGATTGTCATCTTACTGGAAAATCATTGACAATGGTATTAAGCATTTTTCCGGCTCTTACCTACTTCAATTTGAGAATGTTTGGTGAAAATCATGACATAGAGGAAATAGTGCTGCAGGCCCCAATAACCTGCTCATTGTGCCATATGTCGATATCCTCCAGCAAGAACCTAGTTCTGCCAGTTGAGGACGGAGGAGGTCTGCAGGAACTCTCCTCACTCCAGTCACTCAGGATTTCAGATTGTGGCAGAATGTTCTCTCGATGGTGCATGGTCGATGCAGGAGCTCGTACCAGCAAGCCCCTCCCTTCTTCCCTCAGGGAGCTCAGTATTTGTAGAGAGTCAAGCATGCAGTCGATGGCTCTGCTCTCAAACCTCACATCTCTCACACATCTTACACTATTGGAATGTGAAGACTTAACAGTAGATGGATTTGATCCTCTCATTACACTCAACCTCAAGGAATTGGTGGTTTTAAATAATTGTTATGAGAACAATTATTCTTGTTCCATAGCAGCAGATTTGCTCTCAGAAATGACAAGGACCAAAGTATTATCTGCAGGTTCCTTACAACTGGAAGCACTTAAGGTGGACAATATCTCAGGAGTGCTTGTTCCCTCCATTTGCAGCCTCCTTGCCGCCAACCTCCACAAgttaattttcaaatctgacttGCAGATGGAAAGCTTCGATGAAGAACAAGAGCATGCGCTTCAGCTCCTCACCTCCCTCAAGCAACTATATTTTGCCGACTGCCCAAGTCTGCTTTCCCTCCCCGATGGGTTGCATCACATTTCTTCTCTCCAGAAATTGCACATATATAATTGTCCTAAAATTGGATTCCTACCCAAGGAGGGCTTCCCCTCTTCATTGAGAGATCTAGTGTTATCAGAGTGTAGCGTCGATCTACAAGATCAATTGAAGAAATTGGAGACATCAAACCCAGATTTATTTGTACACCACATGAggtaa